One Pseudomonadota bacterium genomic window carries:
- a CDS encoding SDR family NAD(P)-dependent oxidoreductase — MGCLDEQVVIVTGAGRGIGRATALLCGREGARVLADDLGCDAAGRGADSSVSDRVANEIVALGGVAVASHEDVSGREGPRRLTERAMDEFGRLDAVIACAGVARNRQLLRMSDDDLDAVMNVQLRSSIRLTRAGAQTMARQGNGGSIVLSAGASALFGSPHQSSLTAAFAGLMGFARSAAMELRRQGIRVNTVAPLARTRLTENNPVFKGIGADSLSATHVAPVNAYLASRLSVEVSGEFVAVAGSRVYLLAVRETTGIFADGAGFALEELQRGWNEITRG, encoded by the coding sequence ATGGGTTGCCTTGACGAGCAGGTCGTTATCGTTACCGGCGCCGGCCGAGGCATCGGCCGTGCCACGGCATTGCTGTGCGGGAGGGAAGGCGCTCGTGTCCTCGCCGACGACCTTGGCTGCGACGCTGCCGGTCGGGGCGCGGACAGCAGCGTCTCGGATCGTGTTGCCAACGAGATCGTCGCGCTGGGCGGAGTGGCTGTTGCCAGCCACGAGGACGTTTCGGGGCGCGAGGGGCCCAGGCGCCTGACAGAGAGAGCCATGGACGAGTTCGGGCGCCTGGACGCTGTGATCGCGTGCGCGGGGGTTGCACGCAACCGGCAACTGCTCCGGATGTCGGACGACGACCTGGACGCCGTCATGAACGTGCAGCTGCGATCCAGCATCCGGCTCACGCGCGCCGGCGCCCAAACGATGGCGCGCCAGGGAAACGGAGGATCGATCGTTCTGAGCGCCGGTGCCAGCGCCTTGTTTGGCAGCCCGCACCAGAGCAGCTTGACTGCTGCCTTCGCTGGATTGATGGGGTTCGCCCGTTCCGCCGCCATGGAGCTGCGGCGCCAAGGGATTCGGGTCAACACCGTCGCGCCCCTGGCACGCACCCGCCTTACCGAGAACAATCCGGTGTTCAAGGGCATCGGCGCTGACTCCCTGAGCGCTACGCACGTGGCGCCGGTCAACGCTTATCTTGCCAGCCGCCTCTCCGTCGAGGTGAGCGGCGAGTTCGTGGCTGTCGCCGGCTCGCGCGTGTACCTGCTGGCCGTGCGCGAGACCACGGGAATCTTCGCTGATGGAGCAGGCTTTGCCCTGGAAGAGCTGCAGCGCGGCTGGAACGAGATTACCCGAGGCTAG
- a CDS encoding mechanosensitive ion channel family protein — translation MPELLDWITQALARYGVPPSAGRLAAQTVFVFGVVIASLIANLLARRWLLHWIRAFVGKTKTTWDDALVARGVFDRLARIAPAAVLYSLLPLAVPEQADLQAAIHRIVVAYMILIGSLAADALLSAVLDVYETLGISRARPIKTYVQVAKLALYVVAAILILAMLLDRSPWGFLTGLGALTAVIMLVFKDTILGFVGSIQLIANDMVRLGDWIEVPKYGADGDVVDLTINTVKVRNWDKTITTIPTYNLISDSFKNWRGMSESGGRRIKRDISIDISSVKFCTPAMLDRFESIGLISDYVRSKRKEVEDHNRQQGVNPAQIADGRRLTNLGTFRAYVIAYLRRNPNVHPSMTFLVRQLQPGSTGLPLEVYVFSADQVWSSYEAIQADIFDHLIAVIPHFELRVFQNPSGADIERVLGRVSR, via the coding sequence GTGCCGGAGCTTCTCGATTGGATCACGCAAGCGCTCGCCCGCTATGGCGTCCCGCCCAGCGCGGGGCGTCTCGCGGCACAGACAGTGTTTGTATTCGGCGTGGTCATCGCCAGCCTGATCGCGAACCTGCTTGCCCGCCGCTGGCTCCTGCACTGGATCAGGGCTTTCGTCGGCAAGACCAAGACGACCTGGGATGATGCGCTCGTCGCGCGGGGCGTCTTCGACAGATTGGCCCGCATCGCTCCGGCCGCGGTGCTCTACAGCCTGCTGCCGCTGGCTGTGCCGGAGCAAGCGGACCTGCAGGCCGCCATTCACCGCATCGTCGTAGCCTACATGATCCTGATCGGATCGCTCGCTGCGGATGCGCTCCTTAGCGCGGTGCTGGACGTTTACGAGACACTGGGGATCTCGCGCGCCCGGCCTATCAAGACCTACGTCCAGGTCGCCAAGCTCGCGCTCTATGTCGTAGCAGCGATCTTGATTCTCGCGATGCTGCTCGATCGCTCTCCTTGGGGCTTCCTCACGGGCCTCGGGGCGCTAACCGCGGTCATCATGCTCGTGTTCAAGGACACGATCCTGGGTTTCGTGGGCAGCATCCAATTGATCGCCAACGACATGGTGCGGCTCGGCGACTGGATCGAAGTGCCCAAATACGGCGCCGACGGCGATGTTGTCGATCTGACCATCAACACCGTGAAGGTACGCAACTGGGACAAGACCATCACGACCATACCGACCTACAATCTGATTAGCGACAGCTTCAAGAACTGGCGCGGCATGTCCGAATCGGGAGGCAGACGTATCAAGCGCGACATCTCTATCGACATAAGTAGTGTCAAGTTCTGTACACCGGCCATGCTCGATCGGTTCGAGAGTATCGGGCTCATTTCCGACTACGTCCGGAGCAAGCGCAAGGAGGTGGAAGACCACAACCGCCAGCAAGGAGTGAATCCGGCGCAGATCGCGGACGGCAGGCGGCTCACGAACCTCGGCACCTTTCGCGCCTACGTCATCGCGTATTTGCGACGCAATCCCAACGTGCACCCCTCTATGACCTTCCTGGTACGGCAGCTGCAGCCCGGTTCCACGGGGCTTCCGCTGGAGGTCTACGTCTTTAGTGCGGATCAGGTATGGTCCAGCTACGAGGCGATCCAGGCCGACATATTCGACCATTTGATCGCCGTGATTCCCCATTTCGAGCTGCGCGTGTTTCAAAACCCATCAGGAGCCGACATCGAGCGGGTGCTAGGACGAGTTTCTCGGTAG
- a CDS encoding cytochrome c, protein MKNLKHSFLALAIALIAGCGGAARGGGASHAGEVAAEYAGPIASTDAKHGALRFDDVCGMCHPDGEEDIGPSLLNKRLLPGHVRKQIREGSDDMRPIGLDKLSDEDMEAVLAYLVSLGAVKGDTAEPAGHAGGPGKGGHSDGGHADEQGGGQQGGGQDEGAHDSERSGDSHDGGDAGQAHDKGHH, encoded by the coding sequence ATGAAGAACCTCAAACACTCCTTCCTTGCCCTGGCCATCGCGCTGATCGCTGGCTGCGGCGGTGCCGCTCGGGGAGGTGGGGCGAGCCATGCCGGTGAGGTTGCTGCGGAGTACGCGGGACCGATCGCGTCAACCGATGCGAAGCACGGAGCCTTGCGTTTCGACGACGTCTGCGGGATGTGTCATCCGGACGGCGAGGAGGACATCGGCCCGTCGCTTCTGAACAAGCGCTTGCTGCCGGGACACGTGCGCAAACAAATCCGTGAGGGATCCGACGACATGCGTCCTATCGGGCTCGATAAGCTGAGCGATGAGGACATGGAGGCGGTACTGGCGTATCTGGTCAGCCTTGGAGCCGTGAAGGGCGATACAGCCGAGCCAGCAGGGCATGCCGGCGGCCCCGGCAAGGGCGGTCATAGCGACGGCGGTCATGCTGACGAGCAGGGCGGCGGACAGCAGGGCGGCGGGCAGGACGAGGGCGCTCACGACAGCGAGCGCTCCGGGGACTCCCACGATGGGGGGGACGCCGGGCAGGCCCACGACAAGGGGCATCATTAG
- a CDS encoding Do family serine endopeptidase, whose amino-acid sequence MLLLGPATATPATAAPAQLSQAIADVAQRVSPSVVSIRTEQRARNAGHWLFGNDANPWRVRKGNGSGVVVRPDGYILTNHHVVADADEIQVALKDGRELTAEVVGTDPTTDLAVIRVPAAKLPATALADSSKARVGEWVVAIGSPFGLDYTVTAGVLSAVGRGSMGVNKIEDYLQTDASINPGNSGGPLVNLQGEVLGINTMIVGRANVGIGFAVPSNLARQVVKQVIETGEVRRSWIGVGYQELTTELAKAFNVRGGRGVLINYVERGGPADRAKLKQGDVIVSVDGIALNKGKDLPRTILAKEVGSIVKLGIARQGRIVKVSLKTGERPVSDSSRSRRGKGTRQGRAQAFGLRLENLTPQLARRLGHRGKGRVAVVQVAPGSPAARAGLSPRDIILEADGKEVRSSAQVHRALQDGKALLRIARDQGVFYTVLSLSNS is encoded by the coding sequence GTGTTGCTGTTAGGTCCCGCCACCGCGACCCCGGCAACAGCGGCGCCCGCGCAACTGAGCCAAGCGATCGCGGACGTGGCGCAGCGCGTCTCGCCCAGCGTGGTGAGCATCCGTACCGAACAGCGAGCTCGTAATGCGGGCCATTGGTTGTTTGGTAACGACGCCAACCCCTGGCGCGTGCGAAAAGGCAACGGCTCCGGGGTCGTGGTACGGCCGGACGGCTATATTCTCACGAACCACCACGTCGTCGCCGATGCAGACGAGATCCAGGTCGCTCTAAAGGACGGTCGCGAGCTGACAGCCGAGGTCGTGGGAACCGATCCCACGACGGATCTTGCGGTGATTCGAGTGCCGGCCGCCAAGCTCCCCGCCACCGCCCTGGCCGATTCAAGCAAGGCCCGGGTCGGCGAGTGGGTGGTCGCGATTGGCTCGCCGTTCGGCCTGGACTACACGGTGACCGCAGGTGTGCTCAGTGCCGTGGGCAGAGGCTCGATGGGTGTCAACAAGATCGAGGATTATCTGCAGACCGACGCGAGCATCAACCCTGGCAACTCCGGGGGGCCGCTGGTGAACCTCCAGGGTGAGGTCCTGGGGATCAACACCATGATCGTGGGTCGGGCCAACGTCGGCATCGGGTTCGCGGTCCCCTCCAATCTCGCCCGGCAGGTGGTCAAGCAGGTCATCGAGACCGGCGAGGTCCGGCGCTCGTGGATCGGCGTAGGCTACCAGGAGCTGACCACGGAGTTGGCCAAAGCGTTCAACGTGCGCGGCGGCCGGGGCGTTCTCATCAACTACGTCGAGCGGGGCGGCCCCGCGGATCGGGCGAAGCTGAAGCAAGGAGACGTGATCGTATCGGTCGATGGGATCGCCTTGAACAAAGGGAAGGACCTGCCGCGGACGATCCTGGCGAAGGAGGTCGGAAGCATCGTCAAGCTCGGGATCGCTCGCCAGGGGCGCATCGTCAAGGTGTCCCTCAAGACTGGAGAACGTCCGGTCAGCGACTCCAGCCGATCAAGACGCGGCAAGGGCACACGCCAGGGTCGCGCGCAGGCCTTTGGTCTGCGTCTGGAGAATCTCACGCCCCAGCTCGCACGCAGGCTCGGTCACCGCGGCAAGGGCCGTGTGGCTGTGGTCCAGGTGGCCCCCGGCTCACCGGCTGCTCGCGCAGGACTGAGCCCCCGCGACATCATCCTGGAGGCCGACGGGAAGGAGGTGCGCTCCAGCGCCCAGGTCCACAGGGCGCTCCAAGATGGCAAGGCGCTGCTGCGTATCGCGCGTGACCAGGGTGTGTTCTACACGGTGCTATCGCTGTCCAACAGCTAG
- a CDS encoding CBS domain-containing protein, with product MASQPRLVGAHMTLWPHSIGRDQPMARASERMRKHGVRHLPVLHQGQLVGIVSERDIALVEALGPLDPDKVLVEEAMTPEPYAVTPDMPLVRVVRELFRRKYGCAVVIDAGHVVGLFTTTDALRMLGELLGDDEPDVPAPERVDLP from the coding sequence ATGGCGTCGCAGCCACGTCTCGTGGGCGCTCACATGACCTTGTGGCCGCATTCGATCGGACGCGACCAGCCCATGGCGCGCGCCTCGGAACGCATGCGCAAGCACGGTGTGCGGCACTTGCCCGTGCTGCACCAGGGGCAGCTGGTGGGCATCGTCAGCGAGCGGGATATCGCGTTGGTCGAGGCATTGGGCCCCCTGGATCCGGACAAGGTGCTGGTGGAGGAGGCCATGACGCCGGAGCCCTACGCCGTTACACCCGACATGCCGCTGGTGCGGGTCGTTCGCGAGCTTTTTCGGCGCAAGTACGGGTGCGCGGTGGTGATCGATGCAGGACACGTCGTGGGCCTGTTCACAACCACCGACGCGCTGCGCATGCTGGGCGAGCTGCTCGGCGACGACGAGCCCGATGTGCCCGCACCCGAGAGAGTGGACTTGCCTTAG
- a CDS encoding serine/threonine protein kinase: MTSVQFARYELIRKIAAGGQAEVFLARQWGQADFFNDLVIKRLFRHLADDPRTLRLFQDEARLMAELSHPSVPQVFELGLADGHWYMAMEYVPGFTLGELQVAGTRAAQPMPLGVALGIAIQLCEGLHHGHERRDHASVPMRIVHRDVSPDNVMVTPDGVVKILDFGVAQSSGRTTPDLGTVGTYAYMAPEQVRGLPLDKRADVFAIGVLLYELTTGCRAFTGSDVQVMTAIVERDPPPPSQLRADYPSDVEATVLAALARNRQQRTSSAGQLALQLEQLAIRHSLLTGPRVVARHVRRMFPYEPVADRSVGFVSSAPWTDPRLRG; this comes from the coding sequence GTGACGAGCGTTCAGTTTGCGCGCTACGAGCTGATTCGGAAGATCGCCGCAGGTGGGCAGGCGGAGGTGTTCCTTGCGCGCCAGTGGGGCCAGGCCGATTTTTTTAACGATCTGGTGATCAAACGCCTGTTCCGCCACCTGGCCGACGATCCCCGCACGCTGCGGCTGTTCCAGGACGAAGCTCGACTCATGGCCGAGCTTTCGCATCCCAGCGTTCCTCAAGTGTTCGAGCTGGGGCTGGCGGACGGGCACTGGTACATGGCCATGGAGTACGTTCCTGGATTCACCCTGGGCGAGCTTCAGGTGGCGGGGACACGCGCGGCACAACCCATGCCGCTGGGTGTGGCTCTGGGCATCGCGATCCAGCTCTGTGAGGGATTGCACCACGGGCACGAGCGTCGCGACCACGCGAGCGTGCCCATGCGCATCGTCCATCGCGACGTGAGCCCTGACAACGTCATGGTGACCCCCGACGGGGTAGTGAAGATCCTAGATTTTGGCGTGGCACAAAGCTCGGGACGCACGACCCCGGATCTGGGAACCGTGGGCACGTACGCCTACATGGCGCCGGAGCAGGTGCGCGGCTTGCCCCTGGATAAGCGCGCCGACGTTTTCGCCATCGGCGTGCTTCTGTACGAGCTCACAACCGGGTGTCGGGCGTTCACCGGTTCGGACGTCCAGGTGATGACCGCCATCGTCGAGCGCGATCCCCCGCCTCCCTCGCAGCTCCGTGCCGACTACCCCAGCGACGTGGAGGCCACGGTGCTGGCCGCGCTCGCTCGCAACCGACAGCAGCGGACCTCGAGCGCCGGGCAGCTGGCCCTGCAGCTGGAACAGCTCGCCATCCGCCACTCGCTGCTCACGGGTCCCCGGGTCGTGGCGCGGCACGTGCGCCGCATGTTTCCCTACGAACCGGTTGCCGACAGGAGCGTGGGGTTTGTTTCGAGCGCGCCCTGGACCGACCCCCGGCTGCGGGGCTAG
- a CDS encoding RNA-binding protein codes for MSKRVFVGGLAWATDEAGLRAAFEQFGELEDCKLMTDRETNRSRGFGFVTFSDSSAADAAIEEMNGAELDGRSLTVNEARARTGGRGGFGGGPPPRNSGFGGVGGGRDRDRGRGGRQRRGGR; via the coding sequence ATGTCAAAGAGAGTGTTTGTAGGCGGCCTTGCTTGGGCCACGGACGAGGCCGGTCTGCGTGCCGCATTTGAGCAGTTTGGGGAGCTCGAGGACTGCAAGCTGATGACGGACCGCGAAACCAACCGCTCACGCGGCTTTGGCTTCGTGACCTTTAGCGATTCGAGCGCTGCGGATGCGGCGATCGAAGAAATGAACGGGGCGGAATTGGACGGACGTTCCCTTACGGTCAACGAAGCTCGAGCACGTACCGGTGGCCGGGGCGGCTTTGGCGGTGGCCCCCCCCCCCGCAACAGCGGATTCGGCGGCGTTGGTGGCGGGCGTGACCGAGACCGCGGCAGAGGCGGCCGGCAGCGACGAGGCGGCCGCTAG